The Pseudalkalibacillus hwajinpoensis DNA window TCTTATCATTTCTTCAAGGCATTTATTAGCGTTAGGTACAACCGATAGAATTAGACTTCCAACTATTAAATCAAACTGATTATTGTCAAAGCTCATATTCTGAGCGTCCATTTCTATGAACGTTATCGAAGAATCAGTAAATTTCTCTTTTGCTTTATGAAGCATTTCAGTTGAAAAGTCGATAGCGGTAATGTTTAATTCTTTATGTTCAGTTAGTTCTAAATCAGCCCCTGTTCCTACACCAACAAATAGTATCTTCTCGGCGTTATTAAAAGTTATTTCTTGAAATTTCTTCTTTCGGGCATTAAGAAAATGACCTGTATTAAAAAAAATATCATATATTGGAGACCAAACTTTATATATCTTTTTATTCCAAGCATTATTCATTCCACCACCCCCGAATCACCTTTTGCTTAAATATACACCACATTACCTTCCAATAGAATGGTCTTTCTATTCTATTTAGTTAACACTTGCGCCAGGTAAAAGAAGCAGATACCTTTATCCTTCTTTTTATTCAAATATACCTTTCACAATAACTTCTTTACTCTCAACCATAACCTTACCTCTTGCTATCACCGTATCAATCTCGAGTTCGAATCAACAATAACAAGATCGGCATTCTTTTCCACTGCGATTTCACCTTTTTGGATCAGACCGTTAACACCATAGCAAATACGCAATTTGTCATAATGATCTCGAGGCAGACGGGGATGTGATTAAGGGACGAGGACGTGCAGGCACACATATCACACTTTACGGTGAACGGTATTTAGCTGAACTATCTTCCTATGTAAAAAGCCGCTAGGAAATCATTCCTAACGGCTTTATTATATTTAAAAATCGAAGCTATCTGGATTTGGTCCAACTCGATGATCTTCATTTAAATTATTTATTCGCTTCATATCTTCTAGAGATAATTCAAAGTCAAAGAGATCCACGTTTTCCTGAATACGATTCTCTTTCGTAGATTTGGGGATAATGATGACATCATTTTGCAGGTGCCATCTTAGTACAATTTGAGCAACTGATTTATTATGTTTTGTTGCAAGCTCATTTAGGGCCGAGTTTTTAAATAGTTCACCCTGCATTAGTGGTGCCCATGCTTCAATTTTGATGTCATAAGTAGCTGCAAAATCACGAAGCGCTTTTTGATTTAATTTCGGGTGAAGTTCAACCTGATTGACAACTGGCTTCACGGTTCCTTCTTTAAAGAGCGTTTCTAGATGGTGAATTTGGAAGTTACTAACGCCGATCGCTTTAATTTTCCCTTCATTATAAAGGTATTCAATCGCTTTCCACGTATCAACGTATTCCCCTTCGACAGGCCAGTGAATGAGATAAAGATCAAGATACTCAAGCCCAAGCTTTTCGAGCGAGGTTTCAAAAGCTTGAATAGTCTCATTGTACCCCTGGTCTGCATTCCAAACTTTTGACGTAATGAATAGCTCTTCTCTCACTACTCCAGATTCCTTGATCGCCTGACCCACCCACTGTTCATTTCCGTAAATCGCTGCAGTGTCGATACTTCGATAACCATGCTTAATCGCTGCTTTTACAGCAGACATAAGCTGTTCTTCTTCCTCAACTTTAAATACGCCGAGTCCAACGCGCGGCATTGAAAGTCCATTATTTAATTTCACTGTGTCTTTAAGTGTCATGCTCATGCTTTCACTCCTCTTTCGTTTTTCAATACAAATTTTTTCATCAATCAAGGTTTTATAAGCCTGTGGCTGGAAATTTGGCTGTTATTCGATTGCCTTTCTCTCCATCGAACGAAGGCATCCTGTTAGCGCAACAGCACCCACAACCATAATTCCGCCGATCCATGGCGTATGAATTAATCCGATGGAATCGACAATGAGTCCCCCAACAAATGACCCAATCGCAATCCCAACGTTAAATGCCGCAATGTTAAGTGCTGAAGCAACGTTAACCGCTGATGGAACATACTTTTCTGCTAGATTCACGACAAGCACCTGCAGACCGGGAACATTCATGAAAGCAAATAGACCCATAAAGAAAATCGTAATGATGCCAGCGACTTTAAATGGAATGGCAAATGCCATAATAAATAGAATGATTGCTTGAAAGACGAACATCCAGAATAGCGCTTTAAGTGGATTCTGATCTGACGCTTTCCCTCCCACCATGTTTCCAATTGCAACAGCTACCCCGTAAACGAGCAAAATGACCCCGACGAATTTCGGGCTCAGTCCTGTTACATCTTCAAGAAGTGGTGCTAAATACGTAAACGCAACGAAGGTCCCGCCGTACCCAAGCGCTGTAATTGCAAAGGCAAGGAGTAACCTGCCATTGGTGAGAATTTTAAGCTGTTTACTAAATTTCGATGGTGGTGCTTCTTTCAAATCCTTCGGTACGAGAATGGCACTTGCAATAATACCGATTAGCCCGAGTAAAGCAACACCGAGGAATGTTGCTCTCCAGCCAAAGGCCTGTCCAATAAACGTGCCAAGTGGTACTCCGGTTACAGTCGCCACAGTTAATCCTGTAAACATAAACGCAATCGCACTTGCTCGCTTATGCTCCGGAACAAGATCAGCAGCAATGGTTGAGCCAATTGAGAAAAAGATTCCATGGGAAAAGGCAGTAATAAAACGAGCAACAAGTAACAATCCAAACGATGTGGAAATCCCTGCGACAAGGTTACCCACTATGAAGACAACCATTAGTGACATGAGAAGTGTTTTCCGATTCATTTTCCCGGTTAACGCAGTTAGAACGGGTGCCCCCACGGCTACGCCAATCGCGTAGCCGGAAATCAATAATCCAGCAAGGGTAATGGAGATGGATAAATCATCAGCTATAGAAGAAAGTAGTCCAACTGGCACAAATTCCGTTGTTCCGATTCCAAAGGCACTAATGGCAAGGGCAAGCAAGGCAAGATTGCCGCTTGATTTTACTTTTGGTTGTGACATTGTATGTGTATGAGAACTCATAAAGCGAATTCCTCCTTGTAATTTTTCTGTTGTCGATATAGGGAACGGCGCCTTCCCCTTTCGACTGTACAACTGATTATGCAACCATCTAGACAACATTGGAAGTACGCACTTTTTTGTACCGCAGTACCCAAAAAGTACGATAGGCACTTGAAAGTACCTGGCTTGTTTCCTTCGAACAGCACCAAGCTGACTCTGATTATGCCCCCATTTATCTTCCATGAAAGTACGTACTTTGCTGTAATATAGGAACCTTGAAGTGCCTAATGAATTAGATCAACGTTCAATGGATAAAAATAAAGATAATGGTGATTTAAATGAAGACACAAAAAAACTCCCGCTAAACGAATATGTCCAGCAGAAGTTCAATATGTTTTCTTTCAGTTGTTTATTGAAGGTCTTTCATTTGGAATTCAGTTACGTTTTCACGGGGAATACCAGCTTCAA harbors:
- a CDS encoding aldo/keto reductase; this encodes MSMTLKDTVKLNNGLSMPRVGLGVFKVEEEEQLMSAVKAAIKHGYRSIDTAAIYGNEQWVGQAIKESGVVREELFITSKVWNADQGYNETIQAFETSLEKLGLEYLDLYLIHWPVEGEYVDTWKAIEYLYNEGKIKAIGVSNFQIHHLETLFKEGTVKPVVNQVELHPKLNQKALRDFAATYDIKIEAWAPLMQGELFKNSALNELATKHNKSVAQIVLRWHLQNDVIIIPKSTKENRIQENVDLFDFELSLEDMKRINNLNEDHRVGPNPDSFDF
- a CDS encoding MFS transporter; this translates as MSSHTHTMSQPKVKSSGNLALLALAISAFGIGTTEFVPVGLLSSIADDLSISITLAGLLISGYAIGVAVGAPVLTALTGKMNRKTLLMSLMVVFIVGNLVAGISTSFGLLLVARFITAFSHGIFFSIGSTIAADLVPEHKRASAIAFMFTGLTVATVTGVPLGTFIGQAFGWRATFLGVALLGLIGIIASAILVPKDLKEAPPSKFSKQLKILTNGRLLLAFAITALGYGGTFVAFTYLAPLLEDVTGLSPKFVGVILLVYGVAVAIGNMVGGKASDQNPLKALFWMFVFQAIILFIMAFAIPFKVAGIITIFFMGLFAFMNVPGLQVLVVNLAEKYVPSAVNVASALNIAAFNVGIAIGSFVGGLIVDSIGLIHTPWIGGIMVVGAVALTGCLRSMERKAIE